The proteins below come from a single Zea mays cultivar B73 chromosome 8, Zm-B73-REFERENCE-NAM-5.0, whole genome shotgun sequence genomic window:
- the LOC103634943 gene encoding homeobox-leucine zipper protein HOX29, with the protein MVTAKEAAAAAAAMDASKYVRYTPEQVEALERLYYECPKPSSLRRQQLVRDCPVLASVDPKQIKVWFQNRRCREKQRKESSRLQAVNRKLTAMNKLLMEENDRLQKQVSQLVYENGYYRQQTQSAGLATTDTSCESVVTSGPQNVAAVLPQAQPRDAGPAGLMSIAEETLTEFLSKATGTAVEWVQMPGMKPGPDSIGIIAISHGCPGVAARACGLVGMEPAKVAEVLKDRPLWLRDCRSMEVVNVLPAGTSGTVELLYMQLYAPTTLAPARDFWLLRYTSILDDGSLVVCERSLGANQGGPSMPLVQPFVRGEMLPSGFLVRPSDGGGSVIHIVDHMDLEPWSVPEVVRPLYESSAMVAQKMSMAALRYLRQVAHEDTAHSVVTGGWGRQPASLRALSQKLTRGFNEALNGLADDGWSVVGSDGVDDVCVSVSSSPSRVVSCNATFSNGPVVGTGSSSVLCAKASMLLQDVSPPELLRFMREQRSQWADSNLDAFFASAMKPDFCSLPIPPRLGGFGGQVILPLAHTFDPEEFLEVIKVGNAGNYQDALLHRDLFLLQMYNGVDENMAGTCSELIFAPIDASFSDDSPLLPSGFRIIPIDAPLDTSSPKCTLDLASTLEAGTPRSRTSGSGGPGTAAAACAGSKAVMTIVFQFAFESHLQDSVAAMARQYVRSIVASVQRIALALSSARLVVPHGSGVSHGAPAAGPEAATLARWICQSYRFHFGAELIKSADGSGCGEAVLKTLWHHAGAILCCSLKALPVFTFANQSGLDMLETTLVALQDIALERVFDDQGRKNLCAELPGVMEQGFACVPGGMCVSGLGRPVSYEKALAWKVLDDGSGGVHCVCFMFVNWSFV; encoded by the exons ATGGTGACGGCCAAGgaggccgcggcggcggcggcggccatggACGCCAGCAAGTACGTGCGGTACACGCCGGAGCAGGTGGAGGCGCTGGAGCGGCTCTACTACGAGTGCCCCAAGCCGAGCTCGCTGCGCCGCCAGCAGCTGGTCCGCGACTGCCCCGTCCTCGCCAGCGTCGACCCCAAGCAGATCAAGGTCTGGTTCCAGAACCGCAG GTGCCGGGAGAAGCAGCGGAAGGAGTCGTCCCGGCTGCAGGCGGTAAACCGGAAGCTGACGGCCATGAACAAGCTGCTCATGGAGGAGAACGACCGCCTGCAGAAGCAGGTCTCGCAGCTCGTCTACGAGAACGGCTACTACCGCCAGCAGACGCAGAGC GCGGGGCTGGCGACCACGGACACGAGCTGCGAGTCGGTCGTCACCAGCGGCCCCCAGAACGTGGCCGCGGTGCTGCCACAAGCCCAGCCGCGCGACGCGGGCCCTGCCGG GCTCATGTCCATAGCGGAGGAGACACTGACGGAGTTTCTGTCCAAGGCCACCGGCACCGCCGTCGAGTGGGTCCAGATGCCCGGGATGAAG CCTGGTCCGGATTCTATTGGAATCATTGCCATCTCGCATGGCTGCCCCGGTGTCGCCGCGCGAGCTTGCGGCCTCGTGGGCATGGAGCCTGCGAAA GTCGCTGAGGTCCTCAAGGACCGCCCGCTGTGGCTGCGAGACTGCCGATCCATGGAAGTGGTGAACGTTCTCCCTGCCGGTACCAGTGGCACAGTCGAGCTTCTCTACATGCAG CTCTACGCCCCCACGACGCTCgcgccagctcgcgacttctggcTGCTGCGGTACACCTCCATTCTCGACGACGGAAGCTTAGTG GTATGCGAGAGATCACTCGGCGCCAACCAGGGCGGCCCAAGCATGCCTCTCGTCCAGCCTTTTGTCAGGGGCGAGATGCTTCCCAGTGGGTTCTTGGTCCGGCCTAGCGACGGCGGAGGCAGCGTCATACACATCGTTGATCACATGGACCTGGAG CCTTGGAGCGTGCCCGAAGTCGTTCGCCCACTGTACGAGTCGTCTGCGATGGTTGCTCAGAAGATGTCAATGGCG GCCTTGCGCTATCTCAGGCAGGTTGCTCACGAAGATACCGCCCATTCTGTGGTAACCGGCGGGTGGGGACGGCAGCCTGCTTCTCTACGGGCTCTGAGCCAGAAGCTCACCAG AGGGTTCAATGAAGCTCTCAATGGGCTCGCTGACGACGGGTGGTCTGTGGTCGGAAGTGACGGGGTGGACGATGTCTGCGTCTCTGTCAGTTCATCCCCGAGTAGAGTGGTCAGCTGCAATGCAACTTTCAGTAACGGACCTGTAGTCGGCACTGGCAGCAGCAGTGTGCTCTGCGCAAAGGCATCGATGCTGCTGCAG GACGTTTCTCCGCCAGAGCTCCTGCGCTTCATGCGGGAGCAGCGGTCGCAGTGGGCCGACAGCAATCTAGACGCGTTCTTCGCTTCTGCGATGAAACCGGATTTCTGCAGCTTGCCTATTCCTCCTCGCCTTGGAGGGTTTGGTGGCCAGGTCATACTTCCTCTAGCCCACACGTTTGACCCTGAAGAA TTCCTCGAGGTTATAAAAGTAGGAAATGCCGGTAACTACCAAGACGCGCTCCTGCACCGTGATCTGTTTCTGTTGCAG ATGTACAACGGGGTAGACGAGAACATGGCAGGCACTTGTTCAGAGCTCATCTTTGCCCCTATAGACGCATCGTTCAGCGACGACTCGCCACTGCTCCCATCCGGCTTTCGTATCATCCCGATCGACGCTCCTCTT GACACGTCCAGCCCCAAGTGCACGCTGGACCTTGCCTCCACCCTCGAAGCCGGAACTCCCAGAAGCAGGACAAGCGGGAGCGGCGGCCCTGGAACTGCCGCCGCCGCTTGTGCCGGCTCCAAGGCCGTGATGACGATCGTGTTCCAGTTTGCCTTCGAGAGCCATCTGCAGGACAGCGTCGCAGCCATGGCGAGGCAGTACGTGCGGAGCATCGTCGCGTCGGTCCAGAGGATCGCGCTGGCGCTCTCCTCCGCGCGCCTGGTCGTCCCTCATGGCAGCGGTGTCAGCCACGGTGCTCCTGCTGCTGGTCCGGAGGCAGCCACGCTTGCAAGATGGATCTGCCAGAGTTACAG GTTCCATTTCGGGGCTGAGCTTATCAAATCCGCAGACGGTAGCGGCTGTGGTGAAGCAGTGCTGAAAACTCTCTGGCACCATGCCGGCGCTATACTCTGCTGCTCTCTCAAG GCCTTGCCAGTGTTCACGTTCGCGAACCAGTCCGGGCTCGACATGCTGGAGACGACGCTGGTGGCGCTGCAGGACATCGCGCTGGAGAGAGTGTTCGACGACCAAGGGAGGAAGAACCTGTGCGCGGAGCTCCCCGGCGTCATGGAGCAGGGGTTCGCGTGCGTCCCCGGCGGGATGTGCGTGTCGGGCCTAGGCCGGCCGGTGTCGTACGAGAAGGCGCTGGCGTGGAAGGTGCTCGACGACGGCAGCGGCGGCGTGCACTGCGTCTGCTTCATGTTCGTCAACTGGTCGTTTGTGTGA